A region from the Methanofollis liminatans DSM 4140 genome encodes:
- a CDS encoding desulfoferrodoxin — protein MTELLEVYKCEKCGNVVKIAHAGDGELVCCGVPMVRMEEKTADVGKEKHVPVLEKVEGGVKVKVGDVPHPMEEKHYIEWIEVRKGRKLYVHKLNPGDAPEAVFPIDDVNAKARIYCNIHGLWTNRK, from the coding sequence ATGACCGAACTGCTTGAAGTGTATAAATGCGAGAAATGCGGGAATGTCGTGAAGATTGCGCATGCCGGAGACGGTGAGCTTGTCTGTTGCGGCGTTCCGATGGTCAGGATGGAGGAGAAGACCGCAGACGTCGGAAAGGAGAAGCATGTTCCCGTGCTGGAGAAGGTCGAGGGCGGCGTTAAGGTGAAGGTCGGCGATGTGCCGCATCCGATGGAGGAGAAACACTACATAGAGTGGATCGAAGTGAGGAAGGGGCGCAAACTCTATGTGCACAAACTCAACCCCGGCGACGCACCCGAGGCCGTCTTCCCGATCGATGACGTCAACGCAAAAGCCCGGATCTACTGCAATATCCATGGGCTCTGGACAAACCGAAAATAA
- a CDS encoding FprA family A-type flavoprotein: MAVRTISPDVYSIGAIDWNLRLFDALIGTPEGTSYNAFVVKGTEKTALIDTVDPAFEESLLKNLMRIGISSLDYIVINHAEQDHAGSLPLLLDMFPGAKVVADEKCRDLLGRLLDVPEDRVTVVKDGDTIDLGGKTLEFIIAPWVHWPETMMTYLKEDGILFSCDLFGSHLATSELFVRDFTKVERMAKRYFAEIMMPFRSSVLAAMQKVAEREVRIIAPSHGPFYDDPSLILDVYAEWTSDTVKNLVLLPYVSMHGSTAKMVSFLTDALIERGIEVQPYDLSKSDLGDIAMTTLDAATIVIATPTVLFGPHPVALNAAYILSALKPKTKFISVIGSFGWGGKTVQTLVDTLSHLSAEVIDPVYIRGYPTGEDLVALNALADTIVKKHEGLLTRSEEGSG; this comes from the coding sequence ATGGCTGTCCGTACCATCTCCCCCGACGTCTATTCGATCGGGGCGATTGACTGGAACCTCCGTCTCTTTGATGCCCTGATCGGCACCCCGGAGGGGACGAGTTACAACGCTTTTGTGGTGAAGGGAACCGAGAAAACGGCGCTGATCGATACCGTGGACCCGGCGTTTGAAGAGTCTCTCCTGAAGAACCTGATGAGAATAGGGATCTCCTCGCTCGACTACATCGTCATCAACCATGCCGAGCAGGACCATGCGGGCTCTCTCCCCCTGCTCCTGGATATGTTCCCCGGGGCGAAGGTGGTCGCCGACGAAAAATGCCGGGACCTCCTTGGCCGTCTTCTCGACGTCCCCGAAGACCGTGTCACGGTCGTGAAGGACGGCGACACGATCGATCTCGGGGGAAAGACACTTGAGTTCATCATTGCTCCGTGGGTCCACTGGCCCGAGACGATGATGACCTATCTGAAGGAAGACGGCATCCTCTTCTCCTGCGATCTTTTTGGATCCCATCTTGCGACGAGCGAACTCTTTGTCAGGGACTTTACAAAGGTCGAGCGCATGGCGAAACGCTATTTCGCCGAGATCATGATGCCGTTCCGTTCAAGCGTTCTGGCGGCGATGCAGAAGGTGGCGGAGCGGGAGGTCAGGATCATCGCCCCGAGCCACGGCCCCTTCTACGACGACCCCTCGCTCATCCTCGATGTCTATGCGGAATGGACCTCGGATACGGTGAAAAACCTGGTCCTCCTCCCCTATGTCTCGATGCACGGGAGCACGGCGAAGATGGTCTCGTTCCTCACCGACGCCCTGATCGAGCGGGGGATCGAGGTGCAGCCCTACGATCTTTCGAAGTCCGACCTCGGGGATATCGCCATGACCACGCTTGATGCGGCGACGATCGTCATCGCCACGCCGACCGTGCTCTTCGGCCCGCACCCGGTGGCGCTCAACGCCGCCTACATCCTCTCCGCCCTCAAGCCGAAGACGAAGTTCATCTCTGTAATCGGATCCTTTGGCTGGGGCGGCAAGACCGTCCAGACCCTTGTAGATACGCTCTCACACCTCAGTGCCGAGGTGATCGATCCGGTCTACATCAGGGGCTACCCGACGGGCGAGGATCTTGTGGCGCTCAACGCCCTTGCCGACACAATTGTTAAGAAGCATGAGGGACTACTGACCCGATCAGAGGAGGGATCTGGATGA
- a CDS encoding rubredoxin produces the protein MEKFKCMICGHVYDPAKGEPKQGLKAGIDFADLPGDWICPICGAAKDRFKAAV, from the coding sequence ATGGAGAAATTCAAGTGCATGATCTGCGGGCATGTGTATGACCCGGCAAAAGGGGAGCCAAAACAGGGCCTCAAAGCAGGTATCGATTTTGCCGATCTCCCGGGCGACTGGATATGCCCGATTTGTGGGGCGGCAAAGGATCGCTTTAAAGCGGCGGTGTGA
- the rd gene encoding rubredoxin, whose translation MDRYQCMVCGYIYDPEKGDPDAGIAPGTAFDDLPDDWSCPVCGAAKSNFARLD comes from the coding sequence ATGGATCGGTATCAGTGCATGGTATGCGGGTATATCTATGACCCGGAAAAAGGAGACCCCGATGCCGGGATCGCTCCGGGAACAGCATTTGACGATCTCCCGGACGACTGGTCCTGTCCGGTCTGCGGGGCGGCGAAGAGTAATTTTGCACGGCTGGACTGA